One Keratinibaculum paraultunense genomic window carries:
- a CDS encoding ATP-dependent helicase: protein MNLSKEQMKAMQHIKGPALVLAVPGSGKTTVLIHRTANLILNHKVHPDRILSITFSRASARDMKNRFNSLYGDISHIPVYFSTIHSFSYSVIREYAYKNRIKYTLIEDNKKNLNKYNILKNIYFSINNEYVADEKLETIINSIGYIKNMLITPEKFLSQYKINISNFKQIYRSYESYKRNNNLLDFDDMLTLAIEILNKDNHLLNKYRNRFQYIQVDEGQDTSKAQIEIIKIISHPKNNLFIVADDDQSIYGFRGAYPKGLFEFSKIYKNGKVFYMEQNYRSTKNIVNISNKFIKQNSLRYNKNIFTENDYLEPISIVKVNTVEEQYKYLLDDINSHKDYANTAILYRNNISAIGIIEYLDRDDLPFYMRDNKMNFFNHWIIDDILCFLKLAQNPTDIKAFENIYFKMKGFISKKQLNYIKTLNYNQSIFDRLLNCPGINSFYKENFLELKMDFKKLSKLPPSEGISYIEKNLKYKDYLKESCIKSKYTIDTLMTMLYFLKIIASKVKNLNELTGRIRYLEYITNKSTENKDGITLSTVHSAKGLEFERVYIVDLIDGDFPSTTSIDNFLKGNIESLEEERRLFYVGMTRAKKYLSLITINNRNGKEVKPSRFITELENLITQD from the coding sequence ATGAATTTAAGTAAAGAACAGATGAAAGCCATGCAACACATAAAAGGTCCTGCTCTAGTATTAGCAGTACCAGGATCAGGAAAAACCACAGTACTAATTCATAGAACTGCTAATTTGATATTAAACCATAAAGTACATCCTGATAGAATATTATCTATAACATTTAGTAGAGCTTCAGCTCGTGATATGAAAAATAGGTTTAACAGTTTATATGGAGATATATCCCATATACCTGTTTATTTTTCAACTATACATAGTTTTTCCTATAGTGTTATTAGAGAATATGCTTATAAAAATAGGATAAAATACACCCTCATCGAAGACAATAAAAAAAATTTAAATAAATATAATATATTAAAAAATATATATTTCTCTATAAATAATGAATATGTTGCTGATGAAAAATTAGAAACAATTATTAATTCCATAGGATATATTAAAAACATGTTAATTACTCCCGAAAAATTTTTATCCCAATATAAAATAAATATATCCAATTTTAAACAAATATATAGAAGCTATGAAAGCTATAAAAGAAATAACAATCTATTGGATTTTGATGATATGCTAACCCTCGCAATAGAAATATTAAATAAAGATAATCATTTACTAAACAAATATAGAAATCGATTTCAATATATTCAAGTAGATGAAGGTCAAGATACTTCTAAAGCACAGATAGAAATAATAAAAATAATATCTCATCCTAAAAATAATCTATTTATAGTTGCTGATGATGATCAATCTATATATGGATTCAGAGGAGCATATCCAAAAGGTTTATTTGAATTTAGTAAAATATATAAAAATGGAAAAGTTTTTTATATGGAGCAAAATTATCGTTCTACTAAAAACATAGTAAATATATCAAATAAATTTATAAAACAAAATTCTTTAAGATATAATAAAAATATATTTACTGAAAATGATTACTTGGAACCAATAAGTATAGTTAAAGTAAATACAGTAGAAGAACAATATAAATACTTACTAGATGATATAAACTCTCATAAAGACTACGCTAATACAGCTATTCTTTATAGAAACAATATATCAGCCATAGGAATTATAGAATATCTAGATAGAGATGATTTGCCCTTTTACATGAGAGATAATAAGATGAACTTTTTTAACCATTGGATAATAGATGATATACTATGTTTTTTAAAACTAGCCCAAAACCCTACAGATATAAAAGCTTTTGAAAATATTTATTTTAAAATGAAAGGATTTATCTCTAAAAAACAATTGAATTATATAAAAACTTTAAATTACAATCAATCAATATTTGATAGATTGTTAAATTGTCCAGGTATTAATAGCTTTTATAAAGAAAATTTCCTAGAACTTAAAATGGATTTTAAAAAATTATCTAAACTTCCACCTTCCGAAGGAATATCATATATAGAAAAAAATTTAAAGTATAAGGATTATCTTAAAGAAAGTTGTATAAAATCTAAATATACTATAGATACATTAATGACTATGTTGTATTTTTTAAAGATAATAGCATCAAAAGTAAAAAATTTAAATGAATTAACTGGACGAATAAGATATTTAGAATATATAACTAATAAATCCACAGAAAATAAAGATGGCATAACTTTATCCACTGTTCATTCAGCAAAAGGATTAGAATTTGAAAGGGTTTATATAGTAGATTTAATAGACGGAGACTTCCCTAGTACTACAAGCATCGATAATTTTCTAAAAGGAAATATAGAATCCTTAGAAGAAGAAAGAAGACTCTTTTATGTAGGTATGACAAGGGCTAAAAAATATTTGAGTTTAATCACTATAAATAATAGAAACGGAAAAGAAGTTAAACCTTCTAGATTCATAACTGAGCTAGAAAATTTAATTACTCAGGATTAA
- a CDS encoding GntR family transcriptional regulator — translation MFNVDASSSTPIYQQIVDNVKESILKGLIEPGEKLPSVRELAKILTLNPNTIQKAYQELERQKVIVTLRGKGTYVSSDYKPRRDEYKLMEVKELFKKGIIEAHYMGFKEKDILNIIEELFKELEGVDEND, via the coding sequence TTGTTTAATGTAGATGCTTCAAGTAGTACACCAATTTATCAGCAAATAGTAGATAATGTAAAGGAAAGTATATTGAAGGGATTAATAGAGCCAGGAGAAAAACTACCTTCTGTCCGAGAACTAGCTAAGATTTTAACCCTAAATCCCAACACTATACAGAAAGCCTATCAAGAATTGGAAAGACAAAAGGTGATAGTAACATTAAGAGGCAAGGGGACTTATGTTTCATCAGATTATAAGCCAAGAAGGGATGAGTATAAGCTTATGGAAGTGAAGGAATTATTTAAAAAAGGAATAATAGAAGCCCATTACATGGGTTTTAAGGAAAAGGATATTTTAAATATTATCGAGGAGTTATTCAAAGAATTAGAGGGGGTGGATGAAAATGATTAG
- a CDS encoding ABC transporter ATP-binding protein has translation MKMIRVLNLDKYLGGDKILDNVNVNVEKSSIYGLIGPNGAGKTTLLKNIVDIYRPEKGEVLVLGENIKDNKKIKSQLGYIADYQYFYSNFKVEQMVDFYRNTYPLWEEKKYIKLKRIFKLDEKKKISSLSKGMKTQLSLMLNLSISPKVLILDEPTSGLDPVIKRKVLDIIIDEVSTNETTVLISSHHLGELERICDHIGIIHEGKILLEDSIEKLKSNVRKVQVAFKDGIPEDIKNNRDILKIESRGRVYEIIVNDHMDEFISQIKQYNPILLETIDMSLEEIFIYKMGGVGYVFEDITL, from the coding sequence ATGAAAATGATTAGAGTTTTAAATTTAGATAAGTATCTAGGAGGAGATAAGATACTAGATAATGTAAATGTAAATGTTGAGAAGAGTTCTATATATGGACTTATTGGTCCTAATGGAGCAGGGAAAACTACTTTGTTAAAAAATATAGTGGATATATATAGACCCGAAAAGGGAGAGGTGCTTGTTTTAGGAGAAAATATAAAGGATAATAAAAAAATAAAATCTCAATTAGGATATATTGCTGATTATCAATATTTTTACTCCAATTTCAAGGTGGAACAGATGGTGGATTTTTATAGAAATACATATCCTCTATGGGAAGAAAAAAAGTACATTAAATTAAAGAGGATATTCAAATTAGATGAAAAGAAAAAGATAAGTTCATTATCAAAAGGAATGAAAACTCAATTATCATTGATGTTAAATTTATCTATAAGTCCAAAAGTTTTAATATTAGATGAACCTACTTCAGGATTGGATCCTGTTATAAAGAGAAAAGTGTTGGATATTATTATAGATGAAGTAAGTACTAATGAAACTACAGTACTTATATCCTCCCATCACCTAGGTGAACTAGAGAGAATATGTGACCACATAGGGATAATTCATGAAGGAAAAATCCTTTTGGAGGATAGTATAGAAAAATTAAAATCAAATGTAAGAAAAGTTCAAGTAGCATTTAAAGATGGTATTCCAGAGGATATAAAAAATAATAGAGATATCTTAAAGATAGAAAGTAGAGGTAGAGTTTATGAAATAATAGTAAATGATCATATGGATGAATTTATATCTCAAATTAAACAATATAATCCAATATTATTAGAAACCATAGATATGTCTTTGGAAGAAATATTTATATATAAAATGGGAGGTGTAGGCTATGTATTTGAAGATATTACCCTTTAA
- a CDS encoding ABC transporter permease subunit has protein sequence MYLKILPFNKTLFKKDFNQVKILIFIMTIILFFNVTLFVVSRYGSYIKVKNSFIEQNVKYDEKDLIKDCKEDIAWRLEDLGVQSALMIAVPIGLAAILFGEEKRKKTFEVLAVMPYTRYEIFFNKLIVALVSIALPFIINGIVMLLALGFISNLRMFYSMGQVIKWILHSIYCQLPILSFSILFGIITGNLISQLVLTGIFLIFPMGFSSLIAANLELWGIAQYLDLNTIYFTSFKFSPLGVFETIGQGVGYYFIYIAASIIMIIISKMLFDKSMWERNGELLQFENTEGFFKFGVTICTALLMVVVSTVFLQNYIYDFYITRFLVLILGYILGGILGYIGAHFSIKLNKSKA, from the coding sequence ATGTATTTGAAGATATTACCCTTTAATAAAACTCTTTTTAAGAAAGATTTTAACCAGGTTAAGATACTTATATTTATAATGACAATAATATTGTTTTTTAATGTTACTTTATTTGTTGTATCTAGATATGGATCCTATATTAAAGTAAAAAATTCTTTTATAGAACAAAATGTAAAATATGATGAAAAAGATTTAATAAAAGATTGCAAAGAAGATATAGCTTGGAGATTAGAAGATCTTGGTGTTCAATCGGCTTTGATGATAGCAGTGCCTATTGGATTAGCTGCTATACTATTTGGAGAGGAAAAGAGAAAGAAAACTTTTGAAGTATTAGCAGTTATGCCTTATACGAGGTATGAGATATTTTTTAATAAATTAATTGTGGCATTAGTATCTATAGCTTTGCCCTTTATCATAAATGGTATAGTAATGCTATTAGCATTAGGATTTATTTCTAATTTAAGAATGTTTTATTCTATGGGGCAAGTGATTAAATGGATATTACATTCTATATACTGTCAATTACCTATATTGAGTTTCTCTATATTATTTGGGATAATTACAGGGAATTTGATTTCACAATTAGTATTAACTGGGATATTTTTAATATTTCCTATGGGATTTTCATCACTTATAGCAGCTAATTTAGAACTTTGGGGAATAGCTCAATATTTAGATTTAAACACTATATATTTTACATCTTTTAAATTTAGTCCCTTAGGGGTATTTGAAACTATAGGTCAAGGAGTAGGATATTATTTCATATACATTGCAGCATCTATTATAATGATCATAATTTCTAAGATGTTATTTGATAAAAGCATGTGGGAAAGGAATGGAGAGCTTTTACAATTTGAAAATACGGAAGGCTTTTTTAAATTTGGAGTTACCATATGTACAGCACTTTTAATGGTAGTAGTTTCAACTGTGTTTTTACAAAACTATATTTATGATTTTTATATTACTAGATTTTTAGTATTAATTTTAGGATATATTTTAGGAGGAATATTAGGCTATATTGGAGCCCATTTCAGCATAAAATTAAACAAATCTAAAGCTTAA
- a CDS encoding heavy metal translocating P-type ATPase has product MKEIILELEGLNCANCAAKIEKLTKDIDGVDDVSLDFISKKLKVKVESQEKTKNIIDEIKTIVKRLEPDVIVVERDEHDYSYAQGHSHDHGYVKKEDIMKIIFSGILFILPWLLKLEGTPKFIVYLFAYIVVGLEIIIRAFRNLMAGQPFDEYFLMTVATLGAFIIGEYPEGVAVMLFYQIGELFQGLAVNHSRKSISSLLDIKPDYANLEKNGSVVIVNPAEVHVGDYIIVKPGEKIPLDGVIVEGKSSVDTSNITGESVPRTVSAGDVILSGFINNEGLLKIEVTKEFKESTVSKILDLVENASSKKAPTENFITKFARYYTPIVVYTALAIGLIPPLLLGYDIRDWAYRAFVFLVISCPCALVISIPLGFFGGIGGASKVGILTKGGNYLEGLNDVDTMVFDKTGTITKGTFKVTDIIAYNGFTREEVLRLAAYAEVYSNHPIGLSIVEAYGDTIDKNRISDYKEIAGKGIEVNIDGEKIIIGNKKLFDDNSIPIEELDSIGTVAYIGKGNIHVGTIVVSDELKEGVVEDIKAIKSQGVKEIIMLSGDNEETAKKVGELVGIDKVYGNLLPQDKVNIFEQIMEENHGKVAFVGDGVNDAPVLARADIGIAMGGLGSDAAIEAADIVIMTDEIGKISTAMKIAKNTKRIVSQNIVLALAIKTIVLVLGAIGKATMWEAVFADVGVSIIAILNSIRALKIEK; this is encoded by the coding sequence ATGAAAGAGATTATATTAGAATTAGAAGGTTTAAATTGTGCAAATTGTGCAGCTAAGATTGAAAAACTAACTAAAGATATAGATGGAGTAGATGATGTTAGTTTGGATTTTATATCCAAGAAATTAAAAGTTAAAGTAGAATCACAAGAAAAAACAAAGAATATAATTGATGAAATAAAAACTATAGTAAAAAGACTAGAACCAGATGTAATAGTTGTTGAAAGAGATGAACACGATTATAGTTATGCTCAAGGTCATTCTCATGACCATGGATATGTAAAAAAAGAAGATATTATGAAAATTATATTTAGTGGAATTTTATTTATATTACCTTGGTTGTTAAAGTTGGAAGGTACACCAAAATTTATTGTATACTTATTTGCCTATATAGTGGTAGGTTTAGAGATTATAATTAGAGCTTTTAGGAATTTAATGGCTGGACAACCTTTTGATGAATATTTTTTAATGACAGTAGCTACCTTAGGAGCATTTATTATAGGAGAGTATCCTGAAGGTGTAGCTGTAATGTTATTTTACCAGATAGGAGAATTATTCCAAGGATTGGCAGTCAATCACTCAAGAAAGTCTATTTCATCTCTTTTAGATATTAAACCAGACTATGCTAATCTAGAAAAAAATGGAAGTGTAGTAATTGTAAACCCAGCAGAGGTTCATGTGGGAGACTATATAATAGTTAAGCCAGGGGAAAAAATTCCTTTAGATGGAGTGATAGTAGAAGGAAAATCTTCGGTAGATACCTCAAATATAACTGGAGAATCGGTGCCTAGAACTGTAAGTGCAGGGGATGTTATACTAAGTGGTTTTATAAACAATGAGGGATTGCTAAAAATTGAAGTTACCAAGGAGTTTAAGGAATCTACCGTATCTAAGATTTTAGATTTAGTAGAGAATGCTTCAAGTAAAAAAGCTCCTACAGAAAATTTTATCACAAAGTTTGCTAGATATTATACTCCAATAGTAGTATATACTGCATTGGCTATTGGTTTAATACCTCCTTTATTATTAGGATATGATATTAGGGATTGGGCTTATAGAGCCTTTGTATTTCTTGTAATATCTTGTCCTTGTGCATTAGTTATATCCATACCCTTAGGATTTTTTGGGGGGATTGGAGGTGCTTCTAAAGTTGGCATATTGACTAAGGGCGGCAATTATCTAGAAGGTTTAAATGATGTGGATACAATGGTTTTTGACAAGACAGGTACTATTACTAAAGGAACCTTTAAAGTAACAGATATAATAGCCTATAATGGATTTACCAGAGAAGAGGTCCTAAGATTAGCAGCTTATGCTGAAGTTTATTCTAATCACCCTATTGGTTTATCCATAGTGGAAGCTTATGGGGATACAATAGATAAGAACAGGATAAGTGATTATAAAGAAATAGCAGGGAAAGGTATAGAGGTTAATATAGATGGAGAAAAGATAATAATAGGGAACAAAAAATTATTTGATGACAATAGTATTCCTATTGAAGAGCTGGATTCTATTGGGACTGTTGCTTATATTGGTAAAGGAAATATCCATGTAGGCACTATTGTAGTATCAGATGAACTGAAAGAAGGAGTAGTAGAGGATATAAAAGCCATTAAATCTCAAGGTGTAAAGGAAATAATAATGCTATCAGGAGATAACGAAGAAACTGCTAAAAAAGTAGGGGAACTAGTAGGAATAGATAAAGTATATGGCAATTTACTTCCCCAAGATAAGGTAAATATATTTGAACAGATTATGGAAGAAAATCACGGTAAGGTAGCTTTTGTCGGAGATGGAGTAAACGATGCACCAGTGTTAGCTCGAGCAGATATTGGAATAGCAATGGGAGGATTAGGCTCAGACGCAGCTATCGAAGCAGCAGACATAGTTATAATGACTGATGAAATAGGGAAAATAAGTACTGCAATGAAGATAGCTAAAAATACCAAAAGGATAGTTAGTCAGAATATAGTATTAGCTTTAGCTATTAAAACTATAGTATTAGTGCTAGGAGCTATTGGTAAAGCAACTATGTGGGAAGCAGTATTTGCAGATGTTGGAGTATCTATAATAGCTATATTAAACTCCATTAGAGCATTAAAAATAGAAAAATAG
- a CDS encoding tetratricopeptide repeat protein has protein sequence MKSHLSSIDRKKNYMILAENSYFDDNMEWAIRFYTKALQFTRDKRTYIAILYNIAIIYDEMDIPQKALKTYGKITKISKKEAGAFYGMGTMYERLDDNNKALECYIKATEIDPYYDRAYFYIANIYDELGNKDKAISYYKKVISLTPNDYMAYNNLGSIYEEIEEYDKAYEMMKRSIQLNPNYYKALFNMGVIYKKLNQFEKAIEYYDKAIEKNKNYSYSYLNKSAIYIEQKKLEEAIEILSEGIEYNPYAEYLYYNRACCYAKLNIKDEAIKDLRKAMLIDPSIIDMIKIDKDLDNLRDDEEFLFLLE, from the coding sequence ATGAAAAGTCACTTGAGTAGTATTGACAGAAAGAAAAATTATATGATTCTTGCTGAGAATTCTTATTTTGATGATAATATGGAATGGGCTATTAGATTTTATACTAAAGCTCTTCAGTTTACTAGGGATAAACGGACATATATAGCGATATTATACAATATAGCTATAATTTATGATGAAATGGACATTCCTCAAAAAGCTTTAAAGACCTATGGGAAGATTACTAAAATTAGTAAAAAGGAGGCTGGAGCTTTTTATGGAATGGGAACTATGTATGAAAGGTTGGATGATAATAATAAAGCTTTAGAATGTTATATTAAAGCAACAGAAATTGATCCTTACTATGATAGAGCTTATTTTTATATAGCTAATATATATGATGAATTAGGGAATAAAGATAAGGCTATTAGCTATTACAAAAAGGTTATAAGTCTTACTCCTAATGATTATATGGCATATAATAATTTAGGTTCCATATACGAAGAAATAGAAGAATATGATAAAGCTTATGAGATGATGAAAAGGAGTATTCAACTTAACCCAAATTATTATAAGGCATTATTTAATATGGGAGTTATATATAAGAAATTAAATCAATTTGAAAAAGCTATAGAGTATTATGATAAAGCAATAGAAAAAAACAAGAACTATTCTTATTCATATTTAAATAAATCAGCTATATATATTGAGCAAAAAAAATTGGAAGAAGCTATAGAAATATTGTCTGAAGGAATTGAATATAATCCATATGCAGAGTATTTATATTACAATAGAGCATGTTGTTATGCAAAGTTGAATATAAAGGATGAAGCTATAAAGGATTTAAGGAAAGCTATGTTAATAGATCCTAGTATTATAGATATGATTAAAATTGATAAAGACTTAGATAATCTTAGAGATGATGAAGAGTTTTTATTTCTACTTGAATAA